The Kroppenstedtia pulmonis genome has a segment encoding these proteins:
- a CDS encoding NuoB/complex I 20 kDa subunit family protein, producing MVMNLEEITPEMEAELHRNVLTTTLDNVKAWARSNSLWPMTFGLACCAIEMMGASAPHYDMDRFGSFFRASPRQSDVMIVAGTVTKKMGPLLRRLYDQMPEPKWVIAMGSCATAGGPYVKSYAVIKGVDQIVPVDVYIPGCPPNPAALIYGIYKLKEKIRYEAKTGKGVTHS from the coding sequence ATGGTCATGAACCTGGAAGAAATCACGCCAGAGATGGAAGCCGAGCTGCACCGCAACGTATTGACGACCACCCTGGACAATGTGAAGGCATGGGCTCGGAGCAATTCCCTGTGGCCGATGACCTTTGGGTTGGCCTGTTGTGCGATTGAAATGATGGGCGCGTCAGCTCCCCACTATGATATGGACCGGTTTGGCAGTTTTTTTCGTGCCTCTCCCCGACAGTCTGATGTGATGATTGTAGCTGGTACCGTCACGAAAAAAATGGGTCCCCTTCTGCGACGTTTGTACGATCAGATGCCGGAACCGAAGTGGGTCATCGCCATGGGATCCTGTGCCACAGCCGGTGGGCCTTATGTCAAATCATATGCAGTGATCAAAGGAGTGGACCAGATCGTTCCCGTTGACGTATATATCCCTGGTTGTCCTCCCAATCCGGCAGCACTGATCTATGGTATTTACAAGCTGAAGGAAAAGATTCGCTATGAAGCGAAGACCGGGAAGGGGGTGACCCATTCGTGA
- a CDS encoding NADH-quinone oxidoreductase subunit A — MDYAQNYITVTAFILLGLALPAVALTLGRMLRPYSPSADKMISYESGVDPTGDSWIQFNVRYYLFALLFVIFDVEIVFLYPWAVAYDSLRADVGLFVLVEMLIFVFFLLIGLFYAWKKKVLEWS; from the coding sequence ATGGACTATGCCCAGAACTACATCACCGTAACTGCTTTTATCCTGTTGGGATTGGCTTTGCCGGCAGTGGCACTTACTTTGGGACGCATGTTGAGACCCTACAGCCCTTCTGCTGATAAAATGATCAGTTATGAAAGCGGAGTGGATCCGACAGGGGACAGCTGGATTCAGTTCAACGTTCGCTATTACCTGTTCGCTTTGCTTTTTGTTATTTTCGATGTGGAAATCGTGTTTCTGTACCCTTGGGCCGTGGCCTATGACAGCCTGCGTGCCGATGTGGGGCTGTTTGTTTTGGTTGAGATGCTGATTTTTGTGTTTTTTCTGTTGATCGGATTGTTTTATGCATGGAAAAAGAAGGTGTTAGAATGGTCATGA
- a CDS encoding F0F1 ATP synthase subunit epsilon, with translation MSTMQLDIVTPDRKVYSEEVEMVVARAVEGDIGILPNHAPYISPLQVTALKVKKNGEESFIAINGGFMEVHDNKVTVLAESAELPGEIDINRAEAAKKRAEERLAKEKQADIDFKRAQLSLQRAMVRIRVSKSR, from the coding sequence GTGAGTACCATGCAATTGGACATTGTGACACCGGATCGAAAAGTCTACTCGGAAGAAGTCGAGATGGTGGTTGCCCGGGCTGTGGAGGGAGATATCGGGATTCTTCCCAACCATGCTCCCTATATCAGCCCCCTTCAGGTAACTGCTCTGAAAGTGAAAAAGAATGGTGAAGAGTCCTTCATCGCCATCAACGGCGGTTTTATGGAAGTTCACGATAATAAAGTGACGGTGCTGGCGGAATCCGCCGAATTGCCAGGTGAGATCGATATCAATCGGGCTGAAGCCGCAAAAAAGCGTGCCGAAGAGCGATTGGCCAAGGAAAAACAGGCGGATATCGACTTTAAACGGGCCCAATTGTCCCTGCAACGGGCCATGGTTCGGATTCGTGTCAGTAAAAGTCGTTGA